The Kribbella shirazensis genomic interval GGCTTCGGGCTGGTCGATGCCTGGGGCATCGGGTTCTGGTCGCTGATCACGTTCACCCTGCAGATGGCGATGATCATCATCGGCGGGTACGCCGTGGCGACCAGCGGACCGGTCGCGCGGTTGATCACCCGGCTCGCCCGGATCCCGAAGAGCCCGCGCAGCGCGGTCGCCTTCGTGGCCGCGGTGGCGATGCTGGCGTCGTACCTGAACTGGGCCTTCAGCCTGATCTTCGCCGCCATCCTGGCCCGCGAGGTGGCGCGCAACGTGCCGAAGGCGGACTACCGGGCGCTGGGCGCGATGGCGTTCCTCGGACTCGGAACGGTGTGGGCGCAGGGGCTCTCGGGCTCGGCCGCGTTGCAGGTGGCGAGCGCGAGCAGCAGCCCGGCGCCGGTGCAGGAGGTGATCAGGGCCGGCGGTCACGCCAGCGGTCTGATCCCGCTCAGCGACACGATCTTCACGTGGCAGGCGATCGTGGCGACGTTGATCGTGTACTGCGTCGGCGTGGCGATGGCCTGGTTCATCGCGCCCGGCGAGCACAGTGCGCGCACCGCGGAGCAGATCGGGATCGAACTCAAGCCGCTCATCGGCCGCGGATCGCCCTACAACGGACAGCAGAGCAACGGACAGCAGGGCAACGGTCAGGAGACGCGTCGACCCGGTGACTGGCTCGAGCACTCGCCGCTGTTCACTGTGCTGATCGTGCTGCTCGGTGCGATCTATCTGGTGCGCTACTTCAGCGGGAAGAACTTCTTCAACGCGCTGGATCTCAACACGGTCAATCTGGTGCTGTTCCTGCTCGCGCTGCTCCTGCACTGGCGGCCGTGGCGGATGGCCCGCGCCGTGCGCGACGGCGCCCCGGCGGCGGCTGGCGTACTGCTCCAGTTCCCCTTGTACGGCGGGATCTTCGGGATGATCGCCTACACCGGGATCTCCGCGCGGCTGGCCGGATGGCTGGTGCAGGCGAGCAGCCAGTTCCTGTTCCCGCCGCTGGTCGCGATCTACTCGTGCATCCTCGGCATCTTCGTGCCGAGCGGCGGCAGCAAGTGGGTGATCGAGGCGCCGTACGTGCTGCAGGCGGCGAACGAGCTGAAGGTCGACGCCGGCTGGATGGTCGTCGTGTACGACCTGGGCGAGGCCAACGCGAACCTGCTGCAGCCGTTCTGGATGCTGCCGACGCTGGCCATCCTCGGCCTGAAGGCGCGCGACATCATGGGCTACACGTTCACGATGTTCCTGGCCTGTTTCCCGGCCGCGCTGATCGCCGTGACATTGCTCGCACCGCACGTCACGAGGTAATCGCTTGCACCGACTTTGAGCCCCGCCGGACAGCCTTGCTAGCATCCGGAGCGGATTCGGGCCCGTTACCACACCCACCGTAGTCTGTGGGGCAATGACTTCCGCGAGATCGTCGAGGATTGCACAGTGAGTGAAGCTCGTAGAAAGGCCGCCCCGCCGCCCCGGCGCAAGAAACATTGGGCGCTGCGGATCCTCGGCTGGCTCGCCGCACTCTTCTTCCTCGGCGTCATCGCCGGCGTCGCGGCGTTCTTCATCATCTACCAGAGCACCGAGATCCCGGACCCGAACGCCGAGTTCAAGACGAACACGACCACGGTGACCTGGAACAACGGATCCCGGCAGCTGGGCACCTTCTTCGACCAGAACCGACGCTCGGTGCCGATGAGCCAGATCCCCAAGCATGTCCAGGACGCGGTGATCGCCGCGGAGGACCGGTCGTACTGGACGAACCCAGGCATCTCGCCGTCGGGCATGGTTCGTGCCGCGTGGAACATCGCCCGCGGTGAGCAATTGCAGGGTGGCTCGACGATCACCCAGCAGTACGTCAAGGTCATGTACCTGACGCAGGAGCGGACAGTCTCCCGGAAGTTCAAGGAGCTGTTCATCGCGACCAAGCTCGGTCGGCAGGAAGACAAGACCAAGACCCTCGAGGGGTACCTCAACACCATCTACTTCGGTGAGGGCGCCTACGGCATCTCGGCCGCGGGCGAGGCGTACTTCAACGTGTCGGACCCGCGGAAGCTGTCCGTGCCGCAGGCGGCCCTGCTCGCGACGGTGCTGAACAACCCGACCCTGTTCGACGTCAACGACACGGACCCGCGGACGAAGAAGCGCATCGTCGAGCGGTACAAGTACGTCCTGGACGGGATGCGCCAGAACGGAACGATCACCGAGGCCCAGGAGGCGCGGTACGCCAAGTCGCTGCCCGACCTCAGCAAGCAGAAAAAGAAGAGCGACCGCTTCAAGGGCCCGACGGGATTCCTGCTCGACATGGCCCGCAAGGAGCTGCGCGCGCGAGGTTTCGACGAGGACGAGATCAGCGGCGGTGGCCTGAAGGTCGTCACCACGTTCGACTACAAGCAGCAGGAGAAGATCGTTGAGGCAGCCCAGAACGAGCTGCCCGAGAAGCGCGACAACCTGCACGTCGGAATGGCGTCGGTGAAGCCGGGCACCGGCGAGCTCGTCGCCATGTACGGCGGGCCGGACTACCTGAAGAGTCAGCTGAACTGGGCGACGACGAAGTCCCGCCCGGGGTCGTCGTTCAAGCCGTTCGCGCTGGCCGCGGCACTCGAGGACGGGAAGTCGATCTGGGACAAGTTCCAAGGTGACAGCCCGATCGAGATCCAGGGCCAGAAGCTGAACAACGAGTTCAACCGGGACTACGGCGACGTCACGTTGCTGAAGGCCACCGAGCAGTCGATCAACACCGCGTTCTACGACTTGGTCGACAACCAGATGGAGGACGGGCCGAACAAGCTCGTCAACGTCGCGGAGGCGGCCGGAATCCCGAAGACGAAGGCGCTCGAGGTCGGCCGCAACAACCCGTCGACCGTGCTCGGACCGGACCCGTACGCGTCGGCGGTCGATATGGCCCAGGCCTACGCGACCTTCGCGGCCGAGGGCAAGTACGCGCCGCTGCACACCATCAAGGAGGTCCGCGGCCCGGACGGCAAGGTGCTGTTCTCGGCGGAGCGGGACCTCAAGAAGCAGGTCAAGCAGGCGATCCCGGTCGAGACCGCCCGGATGGTCAACTACGTCCTGCAGGACGTCGTGACCAAGGGCACCGGCACCGGCGCCAAGAAGCTCGACCGTGCGGTGGCCGGCAAGACCGGTACCGCGGGTGGTGTCGCCGTCGAGGACCGCGCGGAGAACAAGGCGTGCGACGGCTGCAAGGAAGGCTCCGCGACCCTGACGTCGTGGTGGACCGGTTACACGCCCGAGCTGTCCACGTCCGTCGTGTACCGGGCCGGCAAGACCGGTGAGAGCGACCTGGACAACTACTCCGACGAAAAGGCGTTCTTCGGTGGCTCGTGGCCGCTGAAGACCTGGCTGGCGTTCATGTCGAAGGCTCTCGAGGGGGTTCCGGAGTCGGAGTTCGTGGAGCCGAACGAGGACGACATCGCCAAGGGCAGCCCGACGCCGAAGTACACCCCGTCGAACACGCCGCCGCCGAACACGCCGACCAACACCCCGCCTCCGAACACTCCGCCGCCCAACACCCCGACCAGTACGCCGCCTTCGACCAAGCCGACCAGCAGCCCCACGAAGACCAAGCCGACGCGTACGACGACGACTCCGGTCATACCGTCGTTGCCGACCGGTCAACCCGAACCCACCGAAACCCCGAGGTCACCCGGGGGCCAGTAGCGCGGGTGCCGCCGCCTGCGGTGGCTGCTCCGGGGATAGGGGACGATAGGGGCGTGACTCGGGCGGACTGGGGTGTGCGGTGGTGGCGTGGTGTTTGAGCGCGCGGCTGCCGACGAGCCACGGCCGGGGCGGGCGCGGCGAGCGCGGGTCGTCGGGGCCTGGTGGCAGCGGTGGACGCCCTCGCCGTCAGCGCGGGAGGTGCTCGGGTGGTGGCTGGTCACCCGAGTGGCACTGTTCGTGTTGTCGGTCTCGGCGCCGCTGCTGTTCAACCGCGGGGCCGACTACCCCAACGTCTGGCGCGCCTGGCTGCAGTGGGACGTCTGGCACCTGAAGGCGGTCGCCGAGTTCGGCTACAACAACGGTGAGCCGTCCGGTGCGCCGCTGGCCGCGTTCTTCCCGGGCTTCCCGTTGCTGGTGCGGATCGTCAGCTACACCGGCATCGGCTACGTCGCCGCGGGCATCGTGGTATCAGCGGTCGCCAGCGCCTTCGCGGGCGTGTACCTCGCGAAACTGGCGCAGTACGAATTCCCGGAGCTCAAGGGCATCGGGCCCAACGCGGCGATGATCTGGTACGGCGCTCCGGTCGGTGTGTTCCTCGCCGCCGGGTACACCGAGGCACTGTTCTGCGCCTTCGCGTTCCCGGCCTGGCTGGCCGCGCGGCAGGGGCGGTGGGCGCGGGCCGCGGTCTTCGTCGCGCTGGCCTGCACGGTGCGGGTGTCCGGGC includes:
- a CDS encoding short-chain fatty acid transporter, encoding MTESHAKHARPDVEAEGVLARLALRFTAFTEKWLPDAFGFVLVGTFVVLLFGLVTGEPLLKRPDDPAATKGFGLVDAWGIGFWSLITFTLQMAMIIIGGYAVATSGPVARLITRLARIPKSPRSAVAFVAAVAMLASYLNWAFSLIFAAILAREVARNVPKADYRALGAMAFLGLGTVWAQGLSGSAALQVASASSSPAPVQEVIRAGGHASGLIPLSDTIFTWQAIVATLIVYCVGVAMAWFIAPGEHSARTAEQIGIELKPLIGRGSPYNGQQSNGQQGNGQETRRPGDWLEHSPLFTVLIVLLGAIYLVRYFSGKNFFNALDLNTVNLVLFLLALLLHWRPWRMARAVRDGAPAAAGVLLQFPLYGGIFGMIAYTGISARLAGWLVQASSQFLFPPLVAIYSCILGIFVPSGGSKWVIEAPYVLQAANELKVDAGWMVVVYDLGEANANLLQPFWMLPTLAILGLKARDIMGYTFTMFLACFPAALIAVTLLAPHVTR
- a CDS encoding transglycosylase domain-containing protein, with protein sequence MSEARRKAAPPPRRKKHWALRILGWLAALFFLGVIAGVAAFFIIYQSTEIPDPNAEFKTNTTTVTWNNGSRQLGTFFDQNRRSVPMSQIPKHVQDAVIAAEDRSYWTNPGISPSGMVRAAWNIARGEQLQGGSTITQQYVKVMYLTQERTVSRKFKELFIATKLGRQEDKTKTLEGYLNTIYFGEGAYGISAAGEAYFNVSDPRKLSVPQAALLATVLNNPTLFDVNDTDPRTKKRIVERYKYVLDGMRQNGTITEAQEARYAKSLPDLSKQKKKSDRFKGPTGFLLDMARKELRARGFDEDEISGGGLKVVTTFDYKQQEKIVEAAQNELPEKRDNLHVGMASVKPGTGELVAMYGGPDYLKSQLNWATTKSRPGSSFKPFALAAALEDGKSIWDKFQGDSPIEIQGQKLNNEFNRDYGDVTLLKATEQSINTAFYDLVDNQMEDGPNKLVNVAEAAGIPKTKALEVGRNNPSTVLGPDPYASAVDMAQAYATFAAEGKYAPLHTIKEVRGPDGKVLFSAERDLKKQVKQAIPVETARMVNYVLQDVVTKGTGTGAKKLDRAVAGKTGTAGGVAVEDRAENKACDGCKEGSATLTSWWTGYTPELSTSVVYRAGKTGESDLDNYSDEKAFFGGSWPLKTWLAFMSKALEGVPESEFVEPNEDDIAKGSPTPKYTPSNTPPPNTPTNTPPPNTPPPNTPTSTPPSTKPTSSPTKTKPTRTTTTPVIPSLPTGQPEPTETPRSPGGQ
- a CDS encoding mannosyltransferase family protein, which produces MVFERAAADEPRPGRARRARVVGAWWQRWTPSPSAREVLGWWLVTRVALFVLSVSAPLLFNRGADYPNVWRAWLQWDVWHLKAVAEFGYNNGEPSGAPLAAFFPGFPLLVRIVSYTGIGYVAAGIVVSAVASAFAGVYLAKLAQYEFPELKGIGPNAAMIWYGAPVGVFLAAGYTEALFCAFAFPAWLAARQGRWARAAVFVALACTVRVSGLFLIFALLVEFVTSKKRDWLSLPWLALPAVPVLGFMAYLKQIHGSWFAWQEAQEKGWAREFTWPWVSLMHTFEAASKGHFPADRSDWTWMFRAELVALFVALVLLAWLFWRRSWGEAAWVAATIGAFCTSFWIYSLTRATLLMWPLWIGLAVVARRRPWLGRLYLAVAIPLAAVWAAGFFTGRWSG